The Apium graveolens cultivar Ventura chromosome 11, ASM990537v1, whole genome shotgun sequence genome has a window encoding:
- the LOC141698196 gene encoding uncharacterized protein LOC141698196, giving the protein MYMDSLEKLNSAIKLTETKKEHVQKAMLSLLVEWKDLEGHLDSSTQRLLQDCFTDIQSREDRLNQAEQSVTTSNQVLNEIRNSLENRMEEVERKEKDFEKYFEDKYEELGFQERRVDEKRGEVEAVFDKFCAEKRELEGIRDFIEERFEVVKLKEKSIVNREVKLEVIWKNLAEREKGLEAREKELALMRDLNEKRSKEVESMVSKDKEIEMVKKITHDLCTEFNLQKVKLDMENKELNEKVKEFEVKEKCFKEWVETIDKREKEIDAKNVLSEERIKGLEIKEKKLQDRLKGIELEEKRLRESVEAMDLKNKEIELMCVSSEETCRGVEIREKKLQDQLKEFEFKEKHFKDWVGSMDLKEKEIDLKNALSEERYRKLQVSEKKLDDQMKEFEEKEKHFREQVKNIEMKKTEVESGRILNEERCKRLNLMEKDHQKLLTEFKLLEQQFGDRFKSFEYKEKEVNSIKMSCEERCRKFELEKRKLQDQINESEMKKKQFSNVDHSIVKPEPCSVDGSYADIRFSITMGGKNLLLYLISHKRDLDSMTDEIFRALRMSMNPGKLVLDALQDFYLIMEDKEFEGDVVCKSSVLLLEQLRRISQVQPRLKKVAMELAHEWKNKMKTSSEVIVFLNLLATYGLGSAFDPDEFLSLFEVICQHVQTSKLSKLLDDTDKINLIEVMLKKQQHVKAVKYVCDFGLQDKFQPASLLKDLFKNAEETAYTWRENSDYPVNKKDEAIDNIVASLREALVCIFYYKLESEYSPESMGRFIKQLLQEKEDKQLTQEKEDEKVSLSASKNDAAKQEAENNCSLATIVLDPAEDCVTTLTSPFLCNRNALAFILSNMDALNLRVFLSENLEDHEVLSYDIFNVLKLSFEPAKLVLDAIQGLDPALSEMGDKNFESPGVMRSCILLLEQLMKQSPEIKPRVKEAAIKLACEWRAKMRAPVQVLGFLHLVSAYGLNSSFDASELKRHFESVSCINYAHELCQVFRPPDKRTNQTTSSSLCHWHQNSTSTLEINKKKNQETKLIYSANFPKLVLDAIRSCYYSNCNRRVKSFAVKCFIILLELLSKTSSQIQPHVKEKATKFAVDWKARLVNYNSKKPVLPVEVYGLFHLLAVYQVVSAVDSNELFALLDSIYQRRMVPKLVRLLGLSHRISDLVKSLIQKGDRMQAIRYIYEFELVGEFPPVPILKDHLNFKEVTEASHVPKVKNVLHKQIGALRDVIKCIKDHQLEAEYSPENLLALAKKLENQACEVREEIFRSKFTKKPDAASGPAARTHNFLKKQHAVPGPETQKHKKSRRKWPSGPEAQTQKFVKKPHAAPGPEAQTRKKFKRKRRAAGLNPGPDTQTQWHVSKHPRIDPPVGTPLNVPSTFSSMTNFTHCDGAYLQRGPDTQLPWHTSRNPRIEQLVGTSLNVPSPAFQYMINFPKPLPVNPRNAPYG; this is encoded by the exons ATGTATATGGATTCACTTGAGAAGCTTAATTCTGCTATCAAATTGACGGAAACTAAAAAAGAACATGTTCAGAAAGCCATGCTTTCTTTACTAGTTGAGTGGAAGGATCTAGAGGGACATCTAGATTCTTCCACTCAACGATTGTTACAAGATTGCTTCACCGATATTCAATCGAGGGAGGATCGATTGAATCAGGCGGAACAATCTGTAACAACGAGTAATCAAGTACTTAACGAGATTCGGAATAGTTTAGAGAATAGGATGGAGGAAGTGGAGAGGAAGGAGAAGGATTTCGAAAAGTATTTTGAAGACAAGTATGAGGAGTTAGGATTTCAAGAGAGGAGAGTTGATGAGAAGAGGGGGGAAGTTGAAGCCGTTTTCGACAAGTTTTGTGCGGAGAAGAGAGAGTTGGAGGGGATTAGGGATTTTATTGAGGAGAGGTTTGAGGTTGTTAAGTTGAAGGAAAAGAGTATTGTGAATCGAGAAGTTAAGTTGGAGGTGATATGGAAGAATTTGGCAGAGAGGGAGAAGGGGCTTGAGGCGAGGGAAAAGGAATTGGCGCTGATGCGGGATTTGAATGAGAAGAGGAGTAAGGAGGTTGAGAGTATGGTTTCAAAGGATAAGGAAATTGAGATGGTTAAGAAAATTACTCATGATTTGTGTACTGAGTTTAATTTGCAAAAGGTCAAGTTGGATATGGAAAACAAAGAGCTTAATGAGAAGGTCAAGGAGTTTGAAGTGAAAGAGAAGTGCTTCAAGGAGTGGGTTGAAACTATAGATAAGAGGGAGAAAGAAATTGATGCGAAGAATGTTTTGAGCGAAGAAAGAATTAAAGGACTTGAAATTAAGGAGAAAAAACTTCAAGATCGGTTGAAAGGAATTGAACTGGAAGAGAAGCGGTTAAGAGAGTCAGTGGAAGCTATGGATTTGAAGAATAAAGAAATTGAGCTCATGTGTGTATCAAGTGAAGAAACATGTAGGGGAGTTGAAATTAGGGAGAAAAAACTTCAAGATCAGCTGAAAGAATTTGAGTTCAAAGAGAAGCACTTCAAGGACTGGGTGGGGAGCATGGATTTGAAGGAGAAAGAAATTGATTTGAAGAATGCGTTGAGTGAAGAAAGATACAGGAAACTTCAAGTTAGTGAGAAAAAACTTGATGATCAGATGAAAGaatttgaagagaaagagaagcATTTTAGAGAACAGGTTAAAAATATTGAGATGAAGAAAACAGAAGTTGAGTCGGGGAGGATTTTGAATGAAGAACGATGCAAGAGACTCAATTTAATGGAGAAAGACCATCAAAAGTTGTTGACTGAGTTTAAATTATTAGAGCAGCAATTCGGGGATCGCTTTAAAAGTTTTGAATATAAGGAGAAAGAAGTTAATTCAATCAAAATGTCATGTGAAGAAAGATGCAGGAAATTTGAGTTGGAAAAGAGAAAGCTTCAAGATCAAATTAATGAATCTGAAATGAAAAAGAAGCAGTTCAGCAATGTTGACCACTCAATTGTAAAACCTGAACCATGCAGTGTCGATGGTTCATATGCAGATATAAGATTTTCTATTACTATGGGTGGCAAGAATTTGCTTTTGTATTTAATAAGCCACAAAAGGGATCTTGATTCAATGACTGATGAAATTTTTAGGGCTCTTAGGATGTCAATGAATCCTGGAAAATTAGTCTTGGATGCCTTGCAAGATTTTTACTTGATAATGGAGGATAAGGAGTTTGAAGGAGATGTAGTTTGTAAAAGTAGTGTTCTTTTGCTGGAGCAGTTGAGGAGAATTTCTCAGGTTCAACCACGACTTAAGAAAGTAGCAATGGAACTTGCACACGAATGGAAGAATAAAATGAAGACCTCATCGGAGGTTATTGTTTTCCTAAACCTTCTAGCTACCTACGGGTTGGGGTCTGCTTTTGACCCAGACGAGTTCTTAAGTCTTTTTGAGGTTATTTGTCAGCATGTGCAAACTTCAAAATTATCCAAGCTCCTTGATGACACTGATAAAATCA ATCTTATTGAAGTGATGTTAAAAAAGCAGCAGCATGTTAAAGCAGTTAAATATGTTTGTGATTTTGGGCTCCAGGACAAGTTTCAGCCTGCATCACTTCTGAAAGACTTGTTCAAGAATGCTGAAGAGACGGCATACACTTGGCGCGAGAATAGTGACTACCCAGTTAACAAAAAg GACGAGGCCATTGACAACATTGTTGCTTCACTGAGAGAGGCACTTGTGTGCATTTTTTATTACAAACTTGAATCAGAATACTCTCCAGAAAGCATGGGACGATTCATTAAACAGCTTTTACAAGAGAAGGAAGATAAACAGCTTACACAAGAGAAGGAAGATGAAAAAGTTAGTTTGTCAGCCTCTAAAAATGATGCAGCGAAACAAGAAGCTGAGAATAATTGTAGTTTAGCTACAATTGTACTCGACCCAGCAGAGGACTGCGTTACTACGCTTACCAGCCCTTTTTTGTGCAATAGGAATGCCCTAGCTTTCATCCTTTCTAACATGGACGCACTAAATTTGCGTGTTTTCCTGAGTGAAAATTTAGAAGACCATGAAGTATTAAGCTATGATATCTTCAATGTTCTCAAGTTATCATTCGAGCCCGCAAAGCTTGTCCTAGATGCTATACAAGGATTGGATCCTGCACTCTCGGAGATGGGAGATAAGAATTTTGAATCCCCTGGTGTCATGAGAAGTTGCATTCTTTTGTTAGAACAGCTCATGAAACAATCACCAGAGATCAAACCACGGGTGAAAGAGGCGGCTATTAAACTTGCATGTGAGTGGAGAGCAAAAATGAGGGCTCCTGTTCAGGTCTTGGGATTCTTGCATCTTGTTTCTGCCTATGGTCTTAATTCAAGTTTTGACGCGAGTGAGCTTAAGAGGCATTTTGAATCTGTGTCGTGCATTAATTATGCTCACGAGTTATGCCAAGTCTTCCGACCCCCAGATAAGAGAACAAATCAGACCACGAGTTCAAGTCTTTGTCACTGGCATCAAAACAGTACTTCTACTCTAGAGATTAAcaaaaagaaaaatcaggaaacTAAATTAATTTACTCTGCGAATTTTCCTAAACTTGTTTTAGATGCAATTCGAAGCTGTTATTACTCAAACTGTAATAGACGAGTAAAATCTTTTGCAGTGAAATGTTTTATAATATTGCTAGAATTATTATCGAAAACATCATCACAAATTCAGCCACATGTCAAAGAGAAAGCTACCAAATTCGCAGTGGACTGGAAAGCCCGTCTAGTAAATTATAATAGCAAGAAACCTGTACTGCCGGTAGAGGTTTATGGACTTTTTCACCTGTTGGCAGTCTATCAAGTGGTTTCTGCAGTTGATTCAAATGAGCTTTTTGCCCTCTTGGACAGCATTTATCAACGAAGGATGGTTCCCAAATTAGTTCGGCTCTTAGGACTGTCACATAGAATTTCTG ATTTAGTAAAAAGTCTCATTCAAAAGGGGGACAGGATGCAGGCAATCCGATACATTTATGAATTTGAGCTTGTTGGGGAGTTTCCGCCTGTGCCTATCCTAAAAGATCACTTGAACTTTAAGGAAGTGACAGAAGCATCTCATGTACCAAAA GTAAAAAACGTCTTACACAAACAAATTGGCGCTCTTAGAGATGTGATAAAATGCATTAAAGACCATCAGCTTGAGGCTGAGTATTCACCTGAAAATCTTTTAGCACTAGCCAAGAAGCTAGAAAATCAGGCCTGCGAGGTTAGGGAAGAAATATTTCGATCGAAGTTCACAAAGAAACCAGATGCTGCATCTGGGCCTGCAGCTCGAACACACAACTTCTTAAAGAAACAACATGCTGTTCCTGGGCCTGAAACTCAAAAGCATAAGAAGTCCAGAAGGAAATGGCCATCTGGGCCTGAGGCTCAAACACAAAAGTTCGTAAAGAAACCTCATGCTGCACCTGGGCCTGAAGCTCAAACGCGTAAGAAGTTCAAAAGGAAACGGCGTGCTGCAGGCTTAAATCCCGGGCCTGATACTCAAACTcaatggcatgttagcaaacaTCCACGGATTGACCCACCAGTAGGGACTCCTTTAAACGTTCCATCTACTTTTAGCTCAATGACGAACTTCACCCACTGTGATGGGGCCTATTTGCAGCGTGGGCCTGACACTCAATTGCCATGGCATACTAGTAGAAATCCGCGGATTGAACAATTAGTAGGGACTTCCTTAAATGTTCCATCTCCCGCTTTTCAGTATATGATAAACTTCCCTAAGCCTTTGCCTGTAAATCCACGGAATGCACCATATGGCTGA